One Euphorbia lathyris chromosome 1, ddEupLath1.1, whole genome shotgun sequence DNA segment encodes these proteins:
- the LOC136209645 gene encoding probable enoyl-CoA hydratase 2, mitochondrial isoform X2, whose product MLRGLRQTFESISSDDSAKVVMICSSVPKVFCAGADLKERKLMTPSEVQSFVNSLRSTFLYIEELHIPTIAVIEGAALGGGLEMALSCDLRICGEGAVLGLPETGLAIIPGAGGTQRLPRLVGKSMAKELIFTGRKIGGIEALSMGLVNYSVPAGEARLKALEVAREINQKGPIAIRMAKRAINEGIQMDLASGLELEEECYEQILNTKDRLEGLAAFAEKRKPVYTGK is encoded by the exons ATGCTGAGAGGGTTACGGCAGACCTTTGAATCAATCAGTTCTGATGACTCAGCTAAAGTTGTTATGATATGCAGCTCAGTTCCTAAAGTCTTCTGTGCAGGAGCTGATTTGAAG GAGCGTAAGTTGATGACTCCTTCTGAAGTGCAATCTTTTGTTAACTCATTGAGATCCACATTCTTGTATATAGAG GAACTTCATATTCCTACAATTGCTGTTATTGAAGGAGCAGCATTGGGTGGTGGACTGGAAATGGCTTTATCATGCGATCTTCGGATATGTG GAGAAGGTGCAGTATTGGGTTTGCCAGAAACAGGGCTAGCTATTATTCCGGG CGCAGGTGGGACACAACGACTTCCTAGATTGGTTGGAAAATCTATGGCAAAGGAACTTATATTTACTGGTCGCAAGATTGGTGGAATAGAGGCCTTGTCAATGG GCCTTGTTAATTATTCCGTACCTGCTGGTGAAGCTCGTTTAAAGGCTCTTGAAGTAGCTCGAGAAATTAATCAGAAG GGTCCAATAGCAATAAGGATGGCAAAAAGGGCTATTAACGAGGGAATACAGATGGATTTGGCATCAGGTTTGGAACTAGAGGAAGAGTGCTATGAACAAATCTTGAACACAAAAGATCGCTTAGAAGGCTTAGCAGCATTTGCTGAAAAGCGGAAACCGGTATATACAGGGAAATAA
- the LOC136209638 gene encoding AP2/ERF and B3 domain-containing transcription factor At1g50680-like, with the protein MHSRFSFFSIVLFTRLCGKIEKAMELNLRLNMSINSSNSNFINDSGSASKFRGVIWIRSGKWGARIAYKYKAYWLGTFDMEEEAARAYDRAAIKLQRSDTPLNFHMQTYTVQETKFQGLYSNEEIVEMIKDKTYIAKFSSFLANQSLVREFNASNPSHRYGGITYQLLFRKELTQTDVTHIKALYIPKEHAMGHFPPLAGVNSETREGGEKMSTELIFYDKHCRPWTFQYSYWKSTQTFVFTKGWRHFLRMNSLKPKDSVFFYVCKQQRDNQRKTYYMIDVQRAGTERYGLCWNIDMENDFWKNINKGIEVEEMEEEEETGNEVMLFGVQIGRRVNDKRKRIDE; encoded by the coding sequence ATGCATAGTAGGTTTAGTTTCTTCTCCATTGTTCTTTTCACAAGATTGTGTGGGAAAATTGAGAAGGCTATGGAGTTGAATTTGAGGCTCAACATGTCCATTAATAGTTCAAACTCGAATTTCATCAATGATAGCGGATCAGCTTCAAAGTTCCGAGGAGTGATTTGGATTAGAAGTGGCAAGTGGGGTGCTCGGATCGCCTATAAGTACAAGGCGTACTGGCTAGGAACattcgacatggaagaagaggCAGCAAGGGCTTATGATAGAGCAGCAATCAAACTTCAAAGAAGCGATACGCCACTCAACTTCCATATGCAAACCTACACAGTCCAGGAGACGAAATTCCAAGGTCTGTACTCGAACGAGGAGATCGTGGAGATGATAAAAGACAAAACTTACATCGCCAAATTCAGTAGCTTTCTTGCAAATCAATCTTTGGTGAGAGAATTCAACGCGAGTAATCCATCACACCGCTATGGTGGGATCACTTATCAACTCCTTTTCCGGAAGGAGTTGACACAAACTGATGTTACTCACATCAAAGCGCTTTACATCCCTAAAGAACATGCAATGGGGCACTTTCCACCACTGGCTGGTGTGAACTCGGAAACGAGAGAAGGTGGCGAGAAAATGTCCACCGAGCTAATCTTCTATGATAAACATTGTCGGCCATGGACTTTCCAGTATTCGTACTGGAAGAGTACACAGACTTTTGTGTTTACAAAAGGGTGGAGACATTTCCTGAGGATGAACAGCTTGAAGCCGAAAGATTCAGTCTTCTTCTACGTATGTAAGCAGCAAAGAGACAATCAGAGAAAAACATATTACATGATAGATGTGCAGCGCGCTGGAACGGAACGTTATGGTTTGTGTTGGAATATAGACATGGAAAATGATTTTTGGAAAAATATAAACAAGGGTATAGAAGTTgaagaaatggaagaagaagaggagactGGTAATGAAGTGATGCTTTTTGGTGTTCAGATTGGAAGAAGAGTGAATGATAAGCGGAAAAGGATTGATGAATAA